From Proteiniborus sp. MB09-C3, the proteins below share one genomic window:
- a CDS encoding Asp23/Gls24 family envelope stress response protein, with amino-acid sequence MAGKLTNEYGSINIDESVIETIAGLAAIESYGLVGMSSRNATDGLVELLKKEHVKKGVKVYTDGDRIVVDLFVVVQFGTKISVVADNIIDKVKYNIESMTGLKVEKVNINVQGVRVQK; translated from the coding sequence ATGGCAGGTAAATTGACCAATGAATATGGCTCAATAAATATTGATGAAAGCGTTATAGAAACTATTGCTGGGCTAGCAGCGATTGAAAGCTATGGTCTAGTTGGAATGTCTAGTAGAAACGCTACAGATGGGCTAGTAGAACTATTAAAGAAAGAGCATGTAAAGAAAGGCGTAAAGGTTTATACTGATGGAGATAGAATTGTTGTTGATCTATTTGTAGTAGTGCAATTTGGCACAAAAATTTCCGTAGTAGCAGATAATATTATAGATAAGGTAAAATATAATATTGAAAGTATGACTGGTTTAAAGGTTGAAAAAGTAAATATAAATGTACAGGGAGTAAGAGTACAAAAGTAG
- a CDS encoding DAK2 domain-containing protein gives MLKKLFFGAANCLEKNKEAINALNVFPVPDGDTGTNMSLTMQSAIKQIRTLETDDIDKIVTAASNGSLMGARGNSGVILSQLFRGFAKGLKDTDKIDTSAIATALKLGSDTAYKAVMKPIEGTILTVARESAEMAINISKQETDMVEFLRTVIKHGEDALARTPEMLPVLKQAGVVDAGGKGLITIFIGALEALTGKEETLVDDVIAKDDTANSFIEADGDITFGYCTEFIINNSKVDYEVFRDEIVDFGDSMLVVGGDNIIKVHIHTNEPGGVLQKALQYGELIDIKIDNMRYQHRNNLIDDTATTAAMENTVQKESKKYSFITVSMGEGLSNVFHDLNADYVIAGGQTMNPSTEDILNAIDKVNGENIIVLPNNGNIILAATQAKELSNKKVEVLPTKTIPQGIAALVTFDEELSMEENVENMKDTIASVKTGQVTFSVRDTIMEEKEIKKDDIMGIYDGKIEVIGNNVHEVAFSLVKSMVNDDNGLVTIFYGNNLSEQDATDLANRIEEEFEDLDIEVVFGGQPLYYYLISVE, from the coding sequence ATGCTCAAAAAGTTATTTTTTGGAGCTGCTAACTGTCTTGAAAAAAATAAAGAAGCTATCAATGCATTAAATGTTTTTCCGGTTCCCGATGGAGATACTGGTACCAATATGTCATTGACTATGCAGTCTGCTATTAAACAAATAAGAACCTTAGAAACGGATGACATAGACAAAATTGTCACAGCTGCTTCTAATGGTTCTTTGATGGGGGCGAGAGGTAATTCTGGAGTAATACTTTCTCAATTATTCAGAGGCTTTGCAAAAGGGTTAAAGGATACCGATAAAATTGATACCTCTGCAATTGCAACGGCTTTAAAACTTGGTTCTGATACAGCCTATAAAGCAGTTATGAAGCCTATTGAGGGAACTATACTAACTGTTGCCAGAGAGAGTGCTGAAATGGCTATAAATATATCAAAACAGGAAACGGATATGGTAGAATTTCTTAGGACAGTTATTAAACATGGCGAAGATGCTTTAGCTAGAACACCTGAAATGCTCCCTGTACTAAAGCAAGCAGGAGTTGTAGATGCAGGTGGAAAAGGACTTATCACTATTTTCATAGGAGCATTGGAGGCTTTAACTGGTAAAGAGGAAACATTAGTAGATGATGTAATAGCAAAGGATGATACTGCTAATTCTTTTATAGAAGCTGATGGAGATATTACATTTGGCTACTGTACTGAATTTATAATCAATAATTCAAAAGTAGATTATGAAGTATTCAGGGATGAAATAGTAGACTTTGGAGACTCTATGCTTGTAGTTGGTGGAGACAATATTATTAAGGTACATATCCATACAAACGAGCCTGGTGGAGTGTTACAAAAGGCATTACAATATGGTGAACTTATAGATATTAAAATTGATAATATGAGATATCAGCATAGAAACAATTTAATAGATGATACTGCTACTACAGCAGCAATGGAAAATACAGTGCAAAAAGAAAGTAAAAAATATAGCTTTATTACTGTTTCTATGGGAGAAGGGCTCTCCAATGTATTTCATGATTTAAATGCTGATTATGTAATTGCAGGTGGACAGACTATGAATCCAAGTACAGAGGATATTCTTAATGCTATTGATAAGGTAAATGGAGAAAATATTATTGTTTTGCCTAACAATGGAAATATCATTTTAGCCGCTACCCAAGCAAAAGAGTTGAGCAATAAGAAAGTAGAAGTATTACCAACCAAAACCATACCACAGGGAATTGCTGCCTTAGTTACTTTTGATGAAGAGCTTAGCATGGAAGAAAATGTTGAGAACATGAAAGACACAATTGCATCAGTAAAAACTGGTCAGGTGACTTTTTCAGTTAGAGATACAATCATGGAAGAAAAAGAAATAAAAAAAGATGATATTATGGGAATATATGATGGTAAAATAGAAGTGATTGGTAACAATGTTCATGAAGTAGCCTTTAGCTTAGTTAAATCAATGGTGAATGACGATAATGGCCTAGTAACAATATTTTATGGTAATAACTTATCTGAGCAAGATGCAACAGATTTAGCAAATAGAATTGAAGAAGAGTTTGAGGATTTAGATATTGAAGTGGTTTTTGGAGGACAGCCTCTCTATTATTATTTAATTTCGGTTGAATAA
- the rpmB gene encoding 50S ribosomal protein L28, with protein sequence MAKFCEVCGKGKVSGHLVTFSNKKSNRTWSPNVRRIRAMVNGTPKRIYVCTRCIRSGNVERAL encoded by the coding sequence ATGGCAAAGTTCTGCGAAGTATGTGGCAAGGGAAAAGTGTCAGGACACTTAGTAACTTTCTCAAATAAAAAGAGCAATAGAACTTGGTCTCCAAATGTACGTAGAATAAGAGCTATGGTTAATGGAACTCCAAAAAGAATTTACGTATGCACAAGATGTATCAGATCAGGTAATGTTGAAAGAGCATTATAA
- the thiT gene encoding energy-coupled thiamine transporter ThiT, with the protein MASIVKKEKVRFLAESGIMIALATILSMIKVYKAPFGGSVTAGSMIPIILIGIKWGTLPGILVGIVYGILQAVLEPYIVHPIQFLLDYPIAFGLLGLSGFYRSIKNIQPRNRTMEYVGVVIGIFLAIFGRFICHVLAGVVFFSENAGDINSWLYSLGYNGGYLSLELAISIVIIVLLWKPIRREIK; encoded by the coding sequence ATGGCTTCAATTGTCAAAAAAGAAAAAGTAAGGTTTTTAGCTGAAAGTGGTATCATGATAGCATTAGCTACAATATTAAGTATGATAAAGGTTTATAAGGCACCTTTTGGAGGCTCTGTAACAGCAGGAAGCATGATACCTATAATTCTTATTGGAATAAAGTGGGGTACATTGCCTGGGATATTGGTAGGTATAGTATATGGGATACTTCAAGCAGTTTTAGAACCCTATATTGTGCATCCAATCCAGTTCCTTTTAGACTATCCCATAGCTTTTGGGTTGTTAGGATTAAGCGGTTTTTACAGAAGCATAAAGAACATTCAACCTCGAAATAGGACCATGGAGTATGTCGGTGTTGTAATAGGAATATTTTTAGCCATATTTGGAAGGTTTATTTGCCATGTGTTAGCTGGAGTTGTATTTTTTTCAGAAAATGCCGGTGACATAAACTCATGGCTATATTCATTAGGATATAATGGAGGCTATCTATCTTTGGAACTAGCAATATCTATTGTAATTATTGTATTGCTATGGAAGCCTATTAGAAGAGAGATTAAATAA
- a CDS encoding thiamine diphosphokinase has product MKALIISNGDLSDISLAKYFDDADIVICADGGARHLFNEDLVPDTIIGDLDSLDEEALNSFQKLGVNFEKYPTHKDKSDTELAIEFAIDKGATDITLLGATGSRMDHSLANILILYRLVNQNINAVIVDSHNEMFITKSLLKLDNKDGHFVSVIPLTDSKVTLKGFEYDTNSVEFNFGSTLGVSNIIKDEEGLIEIESGICLVIRSRD; this is encoded by the coding sequence ATGAAGGCTTTAATAATATCAAATGGAGATTTAAGCGATATCAGCTTAGCTAAGTATTTTGATGATGCAGATATAGTTATTTGTGCTGATGGTGGTGCAAGGCATTTGTTTAATGAAGACCTTGTTCCAGACACTATAATAGGTGATTTAGATTCATTGGATGAAGAGGCTCTGAATAGTTTTCAGAAATTGGGCGTAAACTTTGAGAAATATCCAACACATAAGGATAAATCAGATACTGAACTAGCAATAGAGTTTGCAATAGATAAAGGTGCTACGGACATTACTTTACTAGGTGCTACTGGCAGTCGTATGGATCATTCACTAGCAAATATATTGATTTTATATAGGCTAGTCAATCAAAATATTAATGCAGTTATTGTCGATAGTCACAATGAGATGTTTATAACAAAAAGTCTACTTAAGCTAGATAATAAAGATGGGCATTTTGTTTCGGTGATACCTTTAACTGATTCAAAGGTTACTCTTAAAGGATTCGAGTATGATACCAATTCTGTAGAATTTAATTTTGGTTCCACATTAGGCGTAAGCAATATAATAAAAGATGAAGAAGGGCTTATAGAAATAGAATCTGGAATATGCCTTGTTATAAGATCAAGGGATTAA